The Mus musculus strain C57BL/6J chromosome 2, GRCm38.p6 C57BL/6J genome has a window encoding:
- the Wfdc15a gene encoding WAP four-disulfide core domain protein 15A precursor, giving the protein MKPSSLLLFTTTILLCLSMAQPRATRKGVTPKQGYCPEFLLDCPFVLLPVCSRDKGCKGTKKCCFYYCQMRCVEPWTTLT; this is encoded by the exons ATGAAGCCAAGCAGCCTCCTACTGTTCACAACAACCATCCTCCTTTGCCTCAGCATGGCGCAGCCTAGAGCAACTAGGAAAGGAG TTACGCCGAAACAGGGGTACTGTCCGGAGTTTCTTCTTGACTGCCCGTTTGTCCTGTTACCCGTATGCAGCCGTGATAAAGGGTGCAAGGGCACCAAAAAATGCTGCTTCTACTACTGTCAGATGCGGTGTGTGGAACCCTGGACAACCTTGACTTGA
- the Kcns1 gene encoding potassium voltage-gated channel subfamily S member 1 translates to MVSEFPGPGSRVPWRPRDEALRVNVGGVRRLLSARALARFPGTRLGRLQAAASEEQARRLCDDYDAAAHEFYFDRHPGFFLGLLHFYRTGHLHVLDELCVFAFGQEADYWGLGENALATCCRARYLERRVARPRAWDEDSDAPSSVDPCPDEISDVQRELARYGAARCGRLRRRLWLTMENPGYSLPSKLFSCVSIGVVLASIAAMCIHSLPEYQAREAAAAVAAVAAGRSAEEVRDDPVLRRLEYFCIAWFSFEVSSRLLLAPSTRNFFCHPLNLIDIVSVLPFYLTLLAGAALGDQRGASGEELGDLGKVVQVFRLMRIFRVLKLARHSTGLRSLGATLKHSYREVGILLLYLAVGVSVFSGVAYTAEEENEGFHTIPACWWWGTVSMTTVGYGDVVPETVGGKLAASGCILGGILVVALPITIIFNKFSHFYRRQKALEAAVRSSGQREFEDLLSSVDGVSDVSLETSRDTSQEGRSTDLETQAPREPAKSHSY, encoded by the exons ATGGTGAGCGAGTTTCCGGGTCCAGGCTCTCGGGTCCCCTGGCGGCCTAGAGACGAGGCGCTGCGCGTGAACGTGGGCGGAGTGCGGCGGCTGCTGAGCGCGCGCGCCCTTGCGCGCTTCCCGGGCACGCGCCTGGGCCGCCTACAGGCGGCGGCGTCCGAGGAGCAGGCGCGGCGCCTGTGCGACGACTACGACGCAGCGGCGCACGAGTTCTACTTTGATCGGCATCCGGGCTTCTTTCTCGGCCTCCTACACTTCTACCGCACCGGGCACCTGCACGTCCTAGACGAGCTGTGCGTCTTCGCCTTCGGCCAGGAGGCTGACTACTGGGGCCTGGGCGAGAACGCGCTGGCCACGTGCTGCCGCGCGCGGTATCTGGAGCGGCGTGTGGCGCGGCCTCGCGCCTGGGACGAGGACAGCGACGCGCCGAGCAGCGTGGACCCGTGTCCCGACGAGATCTCGGACGTGCAGCGGGAGCTGGCGCGCTATGGTGCGGCTCGCTGTGGCCGCCTGCGCCGTCGTCTCTGGCTCACCATGGAGAATCCAGGCTACTCGCTGCCCAGCAAGCTCTTCAGCTGCGTATCCATCGGCGTGGTGCTCGCCTCCATCGCTGCCATGTGCATCCACAGCCTGCCGGAGTACCAAGCtcgggaggcggcggcggcggtggctgcAGTGGCCGCGGGTCGCAGCGCAGAGGAGGTGCGCGACGACCCGGTGCTGCGCCGCCTGGAGTACTTCTGCATCGCTTGGTTCAGCTTCGAGGTGTCGTCGCGCCTGCTGCTGGCTCCCAGCACGCGCAACTTCTTCTGCCACCCGCTCAACCTCATTGACATCGTGTCGGTGCTGCCCTTCTATCTCACACTGCTGGCTGGCGCAGCGCTTGGTGACCAGCGCGGAGCCAGCGGGGAGGAGCTCGGGGACCTGGGCAAGGTAGTGCAAGTGTTCCGCCTCATGCGCATCTTCCGCGTGCTCAAGCTGGCGCGCCACTCCACGGGGCTGCGTTCGCTGGGCGCCACGCTCAAG CACAGCTACCGTGAGGTGGGCATCTTACTGCTGTACCTGGCCGTGGGTGTGTCAGTGTTCTCCGGCGTGGCCTACACAGCCGAAGAAGAAAACGAGGGCTTTCACACAATCCCTGCCTGCTGGTGGTGGGGCACAGTGAGCATGACCACAGTGGGCTATGGGGATGTGGTGCCAGAGACTGTGGGTGGCAAGCTGGCGGCCTCGGGCTGCATCCTCGGGGGCATCCTGGTGGTCGCCCTCCCCATCACCATCATCTTCAACAAGTTTTCCCACTTCTACCGGCGCCAGAAGGCACTGGAGGCGGCCGTGCGGAGCAGCGGTCAGCGCGAGTTTGAGGACTTGCTGAGTAGCGTTGACGGGGTATCGGATGTGTCTCTGGAAACATCCCGGGACACTTCTCAGGAGGGACGCTCTACAGACCTGGAGACCCAAGCTCCCCGGGAGCCTGCAAAATCTCACAGTTATTAA
- the Wfdc5 gene encoding WAP four-disulfide core domain protein 5 precursor, which translates to MRVQSSLLLVVLLALETHLPVALCRKKGDKLGGCPPDDGLCNQNTPPDQCLNDKQCPSSWKCCRRACFLQCMPRVFVKSGKCPVDQLRCLSPTKHMCNKDSDCSGKKRCCASACGRDCRDPSKSTI; encoded by the exons ATGAGAGTCCAGAGCTCCCTCCTCCTGGTAGTCCTCCTGGCTTTGGAGACTCACTTGCCTGTTGCCTTGTGTAGAAAGAAGGGAG ACAAATTGGGGGGTTGCCCACCAGACGATGGACTCTGCAACCAGAATACTCCTCCTGATCAGTGCTTGAATGACAAACAGTGTCCCTCTTCTTGGAAGTGCTGTCGCCGAGCCTGCTTCCTCCAGTGTATGCCTCGTGTCTTTG TAAAGTCGGGCAAATGCCCCGTGGATCAACTTCGCTGCCTCAGTCCCACAAAGCACATGTGTAACAAAGACTCGGACTGCTCAGGCAAGAAGCGGTGCTGTGCCAGCGCCTGTGGCCGGGACTGCCGAGACCCCAGCAAAAGTACCATTTGA
- the Wfdc12 gene encoding WAP four-disulfide core domain protein 12 precursor yields MWPNSILVLMTLLISSTLVTGGGVKGEEKRVCPPDYVRCIRQDDPQCYSDNDCGDQEICCFWQCGFKCVLPVKDNSEEQIPQSKV; encoded by the exons ATGTGGCCAAACAGTATCTTGGTCCTCATGACGCTCCTTATTTCCTCTACTCTGGTAACGGGAGGTGGAGTCAAAGGCGAGG agaaaagagtTTGCCCGCCCGACTACGTCCGCTGCATCAGGCAAGATGATCCCCAGTGTTACAGTGACAATGACTGTGGAGATCAGGAGATATGCTGCTTCTGGCAATGTGGCTTCAAATGCGTGCTGCCGGTGAAAGACAACAGTGAAGA ACAGATCCCTCAGAGTAAGGTGTGA